A DNA window from Sphingomonas changnyeongensis contains the following coding sequences:
- the purS gene encoding phosphoribosylformylglycinamidine synthase subunit PurS: MKARIFVTLKNGVLDPQGKAIHHALTGLGFAGVEDVRAGKLIELDLADGTSDQDIEAMCQKLLANTVIENYRIERL; this comes from the coding sequence ATGAAAGCCCGTATCTTCGTCACGCTCAAGAACGGCGTTCTCGATCCCCAGGGCAAGGCGATCCACCACGCGCTGACCGGGCTCGGCTTTGCCGGTGTCGAGGATGTGCGCGCGGGCAAGCTGATCGAACTCGATCTGGCCGATGGCACGTCGGATCAGGACATTGAGGCGATGTGCCAGAAGCTGCTCGCCAACACGGTGATCGAGAATTACCGCATCGAGCGGCTGTGA
- a CDS encoding prolyl oligopeptidase family serine peptidase — MTISPAQAAPADATIAYPRTEAQPLVEEQFGVKVADPYRWLENDVREDARVRDWVTAQNKVTDAYLATLPARATFARRLTELFNYERVSPPVKRGGRYFYARNDGLQNQAVLNVRDRVDGPARVLIDPNGWAKDGATALAEWRPSDDGRYLVYAVQDGGTDWRTVRVLDVETGKDLPDSVEWVKFSNLDWAKDGSGFFYSRFPQPASGGKFQALNENQQVYFHRLGTPQSEDRLVYRTPDRPRLNHIAEVSDDGKWLIITSSEGTDDRYEITLVDLSRPDAQPRTLIKGLEHSWNYVGNQGSRFLWTTNKGAPRLKIVALDIAEANPVARDIVPEDKATLGGASVIGGVLIASYLVDAKTEVRRYRPDGTLIGKVALPGIGTAAGFGGKADDPETFFAFTSFATPTTVFRYDARSDTAQVWAQPRLTFKPEDFKVEQRFFASKDGTQVPMFIVRRKDVTGPAPTLMYGYGGFNISNTPAFSAGRLAWIEQGGAFALVNLRGGGEYGKAWHDAGRLLNKQNVFDDFIAAGEYLIREGVTGKGQLAIQGGSNGGLLVGAVTNQRPDLFAAALPAVGVMDMLRFDRFTAGRYWVDDYGYPSKEADFRNLLTYSPYHNVRSGTDYPAVLVTTADTDDRVVPGHSFKYVSALQAAAIGPRPHLIRIETRAGHGAGKPTDKIIAETADQWAFIARWTGLTVR, encoded by the coding sequence ATGACGATTTCTCCCGCCCAGGCCGCTCCGGCGGACGCGACCATCGCCTATCCCCGCACCGAGGCGCAGCCGCTGGTCGAGGAGCAATTCGGCGTCAAGGTCGCCGATCCCTATCGCTGGCTGGAAAATGACGTGCGCGAGGATGCGCGCGTGCGCGACTGGGTGACGGCGCAGAACAAGGTCACCGATGCCTATCTGGCGACGCTGCCGGCGCGCGCGACCTTTGCCAGGCGGCTGACCGAGCTGTTCAACTATGAACGCGTGTCGCCGCCGGTGAAGCGCGGCGGGCGCTATTTCTATGCCCGCAATGACGGGCTGCAGAACCAGGCGGTGCTCAATGTCCGCGACCGCGTCGACGGCCCGGCGCGGGTGCTGATCGATCCCAATGGCTGGGCCAAGGACGGGGCGACCGCGCTTGCCGAATGGCGGCCTTCGGATGATGGCCGGTATCTCGTCTATGCGGTGCAGGATGGCGGCACCGACTGGCGCACCGTGCGCGTGCTCGACGTCGAGACCGGCAAGGACCTGCCCGACAGCGTCGAATGGGTGAAGTTTTCCAATCTCGACTGGGCGAAGGACGGATCGGGCTTTTTCTATTCGCGCTTCCCGCAGCCGGCGAGCGGCGGCAAGTTCCAGGCTTTGAACGAGAACCAGCAGGTCTATTTCCACCGGCTGGGCACGCCCCAGTCGGAAGACCGGCTGGTCTATCGCACGCCCGACCGGCCGCGCCTCAACCACATTGCCGAGGTGAGCGACGACGGCAAATGGCTGATCATCACCTCGTCGGAAGGGACCGACGACCGCTATGAGATCACGCTCGTCGACCTGTCGCGCCCCGATGCCCAGCCGCGCACGCTGATCAAGGGGCTGGAGCATAGCTGGAACTATGTCGGCAATCAGGGCAGCCGGTTCCTGTGGACGACCAACAAGGGCGCGCCGCGCCTCAAGATCGTCGCGCTCGACATCGCCGAGGCCAATCCCGTCGCCCGCGACATCGTGCCGGAGGACAAGGCGACGCTGGGCGGCGCATCGGTGATCGGCGGGGTGCTGATCGCGTCCTATCTGGTCGATGCCAAGACCGAGGTGCGGCGTTACCGCCCCGACGGCACGCTGATCGGCAAGGTGGCGCTGCCCGGCATCGGCACCGCCGCCGGCTTTGGCGGCAAGGCCGATGATCCCGAGACCTTCTTCGCCTTTACCAGCTTTGCGACGCCGACGACGGTGTTCCGCTATGATGCGCGGTCGGACACGGCGCAGGTGTGGGCGCAGCCGCGCCTGACTTTCAAGCCCGAGGATTTCAAGGTCGAGCAGCGTTTCTTCGCATCGAAGGACGGCACGCAGGTGCCGATGTTCATCGTCCGCCGCAAGGACGTGACCGGCCCGGCGCCGACGCTCATGTATGGCTATGGCGGGTTCAACATCAGCAATACCCCGGCCTTTTCGGCCGGGCGGCTGGCCTGGATCGAACAGGGCGGGGCGTTCGCGCTCGTCAACCTGCGCGGCGGGGGCGAATATGGCAAGGCGTGGCACGATGCCGGGCGGCTGCTCAACAAGCAGAATGTGTTCGATGATTTCATCGCGGCGGGCGAATATCTGATCCGCGAAGGCGTGACCGGCAAGGGCCAGCTGGCGATCCAGGGCGGGTCGAATGGCGGGCTGCTGGTCGGCGCGGTCACCAACCAGCGCCCCGACCTGTTCGCCGCCGCGCTGCCGGCGGTGGGCGTGATGGACATGCTGCGCTTCGACCGGTTCACCGCCGGGCGCTACTGGGTCGATGATTATGGCTATCCGTCGAAGGAAGCGGATTTCCGCAACCTGCTGACCTATTCGCCCTATCACAATGTCCGCAGCGGCACCGATTATCCGGCGGTCCTCGTCACCACCGCCGATACTGACGACCGCGTCGTGCCGGGCCACAGCTTCAAATATGTGTCCGCCCTGCAGGCCGCCGCGATCGGGCCGCGCCCGCATCTGATCCGCATCGAGACGCGGGCCGGGCACGGGGCGGGCAAGCCGACCGACAAGATCATCGCCGAAACCGCCGACCAATGGGCGTTCATCGCCCGCTGGACCGGCCTGACGGTGCGCTGA
- the purC gene encoding phosphoribosylaminoimidazolesuccinocarboxamide synthase yields the protein MARRRQIYEGKAKILYEGPEPGTLIQYFKDDATAFNAQKKGTISGKGVLNNRISEHIFTLLGQIGVPTHFIRRLNMREQLIRQVEIIPIEVVLRNVAAGTLSKRLGIEEGTQLPRTIIEYYYKDDALGDPLVSEEHIACFGWASQDEMHDIQDMAIRVNDFLSGLFAGIGIRLVDFKLEFGRIWDNDYSRVILADEISPDGCRLWDMETGEKLDKDRFRRDLGGEVEAYQEVARRLGLMPEGENAVLDLESHRKRRGR from the coding sequence ATGGCCCGGCGCCGCCAGATCTACGAAGGCAAGGCCAAGATCCTTTATGAAGGCCCCGAACCCGGCACGCTGATCCAGTATTTCAAGGATGACGCGACCGCGTTCAACGCCCAGAAAAAGGGCACGATCAGCGGCAAGGGCGTGCTCAACAACCGCATTTCCGAGCATATCTTCACCCTGCTCGGCCAGATCGGCGTGCCGACCCATTTCATCCGGCGGCTCAACATGCGCGAGCAGCTGATTCGCCAGGTCGAGATCATTCCGATCGAGGTGGTGCTGCGCAACGTCGCCGCCGGCACGCTGTCCAAGCGGCTGGGGATCGAGGAAGGCACGCAGCTGCCGCGCACGATCATCGAATATTATTACAAGGATGACGCGCTCGGCGATCCGCTGGTGTCGGAAGAACATATCGCCTGTTTCGGCTGGGCCAGCCAGGACGAGATGCACGACATCCAGGACATGGCGATCCGGGTGAATGATTTCCTGTCCGGCCTGTTCGCAGGCATCGGCATCCGCCTGGTCGACTTCAAGCTGGAGTTCGGGCGGATCTGGGACAATGACTATAGCCGCGTGATCCTGGCCGACGAGATCAGCCCCGATGGCTGCCGGCTGTGGGACATGGAAACCGGCGAAAAGCTCGACAAGGACCGGTTCCGCCGCGATCTGGGCGGCGAGGTCGAGGCCTATCAGGAAGTGGCGCGGCGGCTGGGGCTGATGCCCGAAGGCGAAAATGCCGTGCTCGACCTCGAATCGCATCGCAAGCGGCGCGGCCGCTGA
- a CDS encoding ribbon-helix-helix domain-containing protein → MTAGPVKRSITIAGHSTSISLEPVFWTALEAAAVQASLPLSALVARIDAQRIAVADPPNLASAIRVWLFERAMASAPAHSS, encoded by the coding sequence ATGACGGCCGGACCGGTCAAGCGGTCGATCACCATCGCCGGTCATTCGACGTCGATCAGCCTCGAGCCCGTTTTCTGGACGGCGCTCGAGGCCGCAGCCGTGCAGGCATCGCTGCCTTTGTCGGCGCTCGTTGCCCGCATCGACGCGCAGCGGATCGCCGTCGCCGATCCTCCCAATCTTGCCAGCGCGATCCGCGTCTGGCTTTTTGAACGGGCTATGGCCTCTGCGCCCGCCCATTCCAGCTAG
- a CDS encoding CAP domain-containing protein, whose amino-acid sequence MPNRRACLAALLALMSPLVAANSDRLSRLEDRLLAAHNRERAAIGVPPLEWDAQLAADAANWAEALAATNSFVHSRADPTDPEVQGENLWAGTRGAWAPEEMVGLWLSEKQDYRPGVFPAVSRSGDLDRVGHYTQVIWRETRKVGCAIARGEDEDFLVCRYSQGGNVMGQQVV is encoded by the coding sequence ATGCCGAACCGCCGCGCCTGCCTCGCCGCGCTGCTCGCACTGATGTCGCCCCTTGTCGCGGCGAACAGTGACCGGTTGTCCCGTCTCGAGGACCGGCTGCTCGCGGCGCACAACCGTGAGCGTGCGGCCATCGGCGTGCCGCCGCTCGAATGGGATGCGCAACTCGCCGCCGATGCCGCCAACTGGGCAGAGGCGCTGGCCGCCACCAACAGCTTCGTGCATTCGCGCGCCGATCCGACCGATCCCGAGGTGCAGGGCGAAAATCTGTGGGCCGGCACGCGCGGCGCATGGGCGCCCGAGGAAATGGTCGGGCTGTGGCTGTCGGAAAAGCAGGATTACCGCCCCGGCGTGTTCCCCGCCGTGTCGCGCAGCGGCGATCTGGACCGGGTCGGCCATTACACCCAGGTGATCTGGCGCGAAACGCGCAAGGTCGGCTGCGCCATCGCCCGGGGCGAGGACGAGGATTTCCTCGTCTGCCGTTACAGCCAGGGCGGCAATGTGATGGGCCAGCAGGTCGTCTGA
- the purQ gene encoding phosphoribosylformylglycinamidine synthase subunit PurQ, with protein sequence MNSAVIVFPGSNCDRDLAVAIRDVTGRAPAMVWHRETELPANIGLIGIPGGFSYGDYLRCGAISARSPVMRAVAEAAARGVPVIGICNGFQILTEAGLLPGALMRNAGLDFVCRDVTLTVGQTASPFTSGYRAGETITVPVAHHDGNYNADAATLDRLEGEGRVAFRYAEPVNGSARGIAGIVSERGNVLGMMPHPERRTEAAHGGTDGRRLFEGLLETVGA encoded by the coding sequence ATGAACAGCGCCGTCATCGTTTTCCCCGGTTCCAACTGCGACCGTGACCTTGCCGTCGCGATCCGCGACGTGACCGGCCGGGCACCGGCGATGGTCTGGCACCGCGAAACCGAACTGCCGGCCAATATCGGCCTGATCGGCATTCCCGGCGGCTTTTCCTATGGCGACTATCTGCGCTGCGGCGCGATTTCGGCGCGCAGCCCGGTGATGCGCGCGGTTGCCGAGGCCGCGGCGCGCGGCGTGCCGGTGATCGGCATCTGCAACGGCTTCCAGATCCTGACCGAGGCCGGGCTGCTGCCGGGCGCGCTGATGCGCAATGCCGGGCTGGATTTCGTCTGCCGCGACGTGACCCTGACCGTCGGCCAGACGGCCTCGCCCTTCACCAGCGGCTACCGCGCGGGCGAAACGATCACCGTGCCGGTCGCCCATCATGACGGCAATTATAACGCCGATGCCGCCACGCTCGACCGGCTGGAAGGCGAAGGCCGGGTGGCGTTCCGCTATGCAGAGCCGGTCAACGGCTCGGCGCGCGGCATTGCCGGCATTGTCAGCGAACGCGGCAATGTGCTGGGCATGATGCCCCATCCCGAACGGCGGACCGAGGCCGCGCATGGCGGCACCGATGGCCGCCGGCTGTTCGAAGGGCTGCTGGAGACGGTGGGCGCCTGA
- a CDS encoding xanthine dehydrogenase family protein molybdopterin-binding subunit has product MIRQWRVAMGLAISRAMWRNETGSGKAGGRGLAGLARLKGLAGTDGPGGGEGLTRRRLLVAGGLGLGLAVGWTAWPREYPLNIPLGPGELLFNAYVRIAEDGRVIVAMPQAETGQGAWTGLAQIVADELGADWRTIAVEPAPIHPLFANQRFIADLAAEVGRAPAGLADDFARRAAIMVTAGSTSVRMFEVPMRLAAAAARAQLCAAAAARLGVEADQCDTRGGFVVAGDRRLRFGALAADAAGFEPPAEPVLRLTSDNRLAGRALPRLDSPAKLDGSANFAADVRLPGMVFAALRQPPLGGGRLIGVDLAAADAVPGVVAVVQTPGWVAAVATTGWAAIRAVDAMRPRFRIDGPLADDRAIGAALADALAEGGTALVRRGDPDTALAAGVTLSADYQVAPSLRAPVEPVAATAHFSGGRLSLWLATTAPEAARQAVAAALDLDPRAVIIHPMPVGGATGRGMEADAAIQAAKLSARLKRPVQLQWGRGEDLLHDPCRPAARARLVARVEGGRIAGWRAAVAVPDYGRAVAAPLLAGHGVAAALVAGGPDRFAIAGSDPPYQIGNVEIRHHAAPAPYPIGYLRGGAHGYGCFFTESFVDELARAAGMDPSTFRMAMLGQSPRLARCLATAATLAGWQGGAAGTGQGLACHSAFGSHVAVIAEARVEGRRVRIDRLSAVVDAGRIINPDIARQQVEGALLFGMAQALGASASFSGGRMTAQRLSDLGLPRLADTPEISIEILDSEEDPGGISELAVPPLRRRLQTPCSRRPDAAIGLFQSERKVHEAD; this is encoded by the coding sequence ATGATCAGGCAGTGGCGCGTCGCGATGGGCTTGGCTATCAGCCGGGCGATGTGGCGGAACGAGACAGGCTCCGGCAAGGCCGGCGGGCGCGGGCTGGCCGGTCTTGCCCGGCTGAAGGGGCTGGCCGGGACCGATGGTCCGGGCGGGGGCGAAGGGCTGACGCGCCGTCGGCTGCTGGTGGCCGGCGGGCTGGGCCTGGGGCTGGCCGTCGGCTGGACGGCATGGCCGCGCGAATATCCGCTCAACATTCCGCTCGGGCCGGGCGAGCTGCTGTTCAACGCCTATGTCCGCATCGCCGAGGACGGGCGGGTGATCGTGGCCATGCCCCAGGCGGAAACCGGCCAGGGTGCGTGGACCGGCCTTGCCCAGATCGTCGCGGATGAACTGGGCGCGGACTGGCGGACGATCGCGGTCGAACCCGCGCCGATCCACCCGCTGTTCGCCAATCAGCGCTTCATTGCCGATCTTGCCGCCGAAGTTGGTCGTGCGCCCGCCGGGCTTGCCGATGATTTTGCCCGCCGGGCGGCGATCATGGTGACGGCCGGATCGACCAGCGTCAGGATGTTCGAGGTGCCGATGCGCCTCGCCGCCGCCGCCGCCCGGGCGCAATTGTGCGCCGCCGCCGCCGCCCGCCTGGGCGTAGAGGCCGATCAGTGCGACACGCGCGGCGGATTTGTGGTGGCGGGCGACCGGCGGCTGCGTTTCGGCGCGCTTGCCGCCGATGCCGCCGGCTTCGAACCGCCGGCCGAACCGGTGCTCAGGCTGACCAGCGACAACCGGCTTGCCGGCCGGGCGCTGCCCCGGCTCGACAGCCCGGCCAAGCTCGACGGATCGGCAAACTTCGCCGCCGATGTCCGGCTGCCGGGGATGGTGTTTGCGGCTCTCCGCCAGCCGCCGCTCGGCGGTGGGCGGTTGATCGGGGTCGATCTTGCCGCAGCCGATGCGGTGCCGGGCGTGGTCGCGGTGGTGCAGACGCCCGGCTGGGTGGCGGCGGTCGCGACGACAGGCTGGGCCGCGATCCGCGCGGTCGATGCCATGCGCCCGCGTTTCCGCATCGACGGGCCGCTCGCCGACGACCGCGCCATCGGCGCGGCGCTGGCCGACGCCTTGGCAGAGGGCGGCACCGCGCTGGTGCGGCGCGGCGATCCTGACACGGCGCTGGCCGCCGGGGTCACGCTCAGCGCCGATTATCAAGTCGCCCCGTCGCTGCGTGCGCCGGTCGAGCCGGTGGCGGCGACCGCGCATTTTTCCGGCGGGCGGCTGTCGCTGTGGCTGGCGACGACCGCGCCCGAGGCGGCGCGCCAGGCGGTTGCGGCGGCGCTCGATCTCGATCCGCGGGCGGTCATCATCCATCCGATGCCAGTCGGCGGCGCGACCGGGCGGGGCATGGAGGCCGATGCCGCGATCCAGGCGGCAAAGCTCAGCGCGCGGCTGAAACGGCCCGTGCAGCTGCAATGGGGGCGGGGCGAGGATCTGCTGCACGATCCCTGCCGCCCGGCGGCGCGGGCGCGGCTGGTGGCGCGGGTCGAGGGCGGGCGCATCGCCGGCTGGCGGGCGGCGGTGGCGGTGCCCGATTATGGCCGGGCGGTGGCCGCGCCGCTGCTCGCCGGGCATGGTGTCGCCGCCGCGCTGGTCGCGGGCGGGCCGGACCGGTTCGCCATTGCCGGCTCCGATCCGCCCTATCAGATCGGCAATGTCGAGATCCGCCACCATGCCGCCCCGGCGCCTTATCCGATCGGCTATCTGCGCGGCGGCGCGCATGGCTATGGCTGTTTCTTCACCGAGAGCTTTGTCGATGAACTGGCGCGGGCGGCGGGGATGGACCCGTCGACCTTCCGCATGGCGATGCTCGGACAGTCGCCGCGCCTCGCGCGCTGCCTCGCCACGGCGGCGACGCTGGCTGGATGGCAGGGCGGGGCAGCGGGCACCGGGCAGGGGCTTGCCTGTCACAGCGCCTTTGGCAGCCATGTCGCGGTGATCGCCGAGGCGCGGGTCGAAGGACGCCGTGTGCGCATCGACCGGCTGAGCGCGGTCGTCGATGCCGGGCGGATCATCAACCCCGACATCGCCCGGCAACAGGTGGAAGGCGCTTTGCTGTTCGGGATGGCCCAGGCGCTCGGTGCCTCTGCATCGTTTTCCGGCGGGCGCATGACCGCGCAGCGGCTGTCCGATCTGGGGCTGCCGCGGCTTGCCGACACGCCGGAAATCAGCATCGAAATCCTCGACAGCGAGGAGGATCCGGGCGGGATCAGCGAACTGGCGGTGCCCCCGTTGCGCCGGCGATTGCAAACGCCCTGTTCGCGGCGACCGGACGCCGCTATCGGACTCTTCCAATCCGAACGGAAGGTGCATGAGGCCGACTGA
- the phbB gene encoding acetoacetyl-CoA reductase, protein MARVAIVTGGTRGIGEAISLALRDQGMTVAANYAGNDEKARAFTERTGIRAYKWDVGDHQACQDGVAQVAADLGPVDVLVNNAGITRDGTILKMTLDMWEEVIRINLGGCFNMAKAVFPGMRDRKWGRIVNIGSINGQGGQYGQVNYAAAKSGIHGFTKALAQEGARFGVTVNALAPGYIDTDMVAAVPADVLEKIVAKIPVGRLGQAHEIARGVAFLCSEDAGFVTGSTLSINGGQHMY, encoded by the coding sequence ATGGCGCGTGTGGCGATCGTAACCGGGGGAACGCGGGGCATCGGCGAGGCGATCAGCCTTGCGCTCAGGGATCAGGGCATGACCGTTGCGGCCAATTACGCCGGCAATGACGAAAAGGCGCGTGCCTTCACCGAACGCACCGGTATCCGCGCCTATAAATGGGACGTTGGCGACCATCAGGCCTGTCAGGACGGGGTGGCGCAGGTGGCCGCCGATCTCGGCCCGGTTGACGTGCTGGTCAACAATGCCGGCATCACCCGCGACGGCACGATCCTGAAGATGACGCTCGACATGTGGGAAGAGGTGATCCGCATCAATCTGGGCGGCTGCTTCAACATGGCGAAGGCGGTGTTTCCGGGGATGCGCGACCGTAAATGGGGCCGGATCGTCAATATCGGCTCGATCAACGGCCAGGGCGGCCAATATGGCCAGGTGAACTATGCCGCCGCCAAATCGGGCATTCACGGCTTTACCAAGGCGCTGGCGCAGGAAGGTGCGCGGTTCGGCGTGACCGTCAATGCACTCGCGCCCGGCTATATCGATACCGACATGGTCGCCGCCGTGCCGGCGGACGTGCTGGAAAAGATCGTCGCCAAGATCCCGGTCGGCCGGCTGGGCCAGGCGCATGAGATTGCGCGCGGCGTCGCGTTTCTGTGCTCAGAGGATGCGGGCTTCGTCACCGGATCGACGCTGTCGATCAATGGCGGCCAGCACATGTATTGA
- the hemH gene encoding ferrochelatase has protein sequence MRPTDHPPIAPRRVGVLLINLGTPDAPTVPAVRRYLAEFLSDRRVVEIPPLIWQIILRGFILNTRPQKSAEAYQLVWTPDGSPLAALTKRQADGLAGAFGPDVIVDWAMRYGNPSIEDRLRALKDQGCERILFAPLYPQYCGATTATANDKAFAALARLRWQPAIRTLPPYYDDPLYIAALKQSLLDGLAQLDFEPEAIVTSFHGMPLRTLELGDPYHCHCQKTARLLSEALGRPVRVSFQSRFGRAKWLEPATDEVLEALPEQGVRRVAVIAPGFSVDCIETLEELAIRGREGFEEAGGTHFAYLPCLNDSPVGMDFLRALLARELEGWVSAA, from the coding sequence ATGAGGCCGACTGACCATCCCCCGATCGCGCCCCGCCGCGTGGGCGTGCTGCTGATCAACCTCGGCACACCCGATGCGCCGACGGTGCCGGCGGTGCGCCGCTATCTGGCGGAGTTCCTGTCCGACCGGCGGGTCGTCGAGATTCCGCCGCTGATCTGGCAGATCATCCTGCGCGGCTTCATCCTCAACACCCGGCCGCAGAAATCGGCCGAGGCCTATCAGCTGGTGTGGACGCCCGACGGGTCGCCGCTGGCCGCACTGACCAAGCGCCAGGCAGACGGGCTGGCCGGCGCGTTCGGGCCGGACGTGATCGTCGACTGGGCGATGCGCTACGGCAATCCGTCGATCGAGGACCGGCTGCGCGCGCTCAAGGATCAGGGCTGCGAACGCATCCTGTTCGCGCCGCTCTATCCGCAATATTGCGGCGCGACGACGGCGACCGCGAACGACAAGGCGTTTGCCGCACTCGCCCGGCTGCGCTGGCAGCCCGCGATCCGCACGCTGCCGCCTTATTATGACGATCCGCTCTATATCGCCGCGCTCAAACAGTCGCTGCTCGACGGGCTGGCGCAGCTCGATTTCGAGCCGGAGGCGATCGTCACCAGCTTTCACGGCATGCCGCTGCGCACGCTGGAGCTGGGCGACCCCTATCACTGCCACTGCCAGAAGACCGCGCGGCTGCTGTCCGAAGCGCTGGGGCGGCCGGTGCGGGTGTCGTTCCAGTCGCGTTTCGGCCGCGCCAAATGGCTGGAACCGGCGACCGACGAGGTGCTGGAGGCGCTGCCCGAACAGGGCGTGCGCCGGGTCGCGGTGATCGCGCCCGGATTTTCGGTCGACTGCATCGAGACGCTGGAAGAACTGGCGATCCGCGGCCGCGAGGGTTTCGAGGAAGCGGGCGGCACGCACTTCGCCTATCTGCCGTGCCTGAACGACAGCCCGGTCGGCATGGATTTCCTGCGCGCTTTACTTGCGCGTGAACTTGAAGGCTGGGTGAGCGCCGCCTAA